One Planctomycetia bacterium genomic region harbors:
- a CDS encoding secretin N-terminal domain-containing protein, whose amino-acid sequence MTWRNRFAGILFLAAASAPYAAGQAPPSRPAARVAEEPLLHAYSFPAPQLERAYADLAKEFGRERNAKFAIDRRTMQVLVVAPPSVHAKIVAWLNPEPPAETRPVAPSAPALTPLAQNQQPIRLEAKLWPALAASLEQIWHKSLSKPTSRIGEISRYKVQLDRGGEVELEFDPRQGTLIVNGQEPYVSQASRLIEALLAAPSPDGNRTKVVPVVKAPPEKLRMALTAYQTGAAPADAGTTAVRRAPRTDELQGTQLTQLFQQPAEGEEDEEGDQQLDENGQPIEEGQPGDQPEMQPPGDETPPTAEDLAALLGQVRIEYIEGMDAIIITGRQADVEKVQRIIDEIEQIAAQTVPVIEIYPLENANSEAVATMVTTLYDTMLQPRQGRVSITPLVKPNSLLLIGRRESVDSALELIKRLDQPVDPQKQFEIFRLRHASATEVQTLITQFYQQRGQAGQGGQGGAGQEVPGLSPRVIATADYRTNSLIVQAAPRDLAEVGALIQRMDDPTSAAENELRVVPLQNTMAEEMQQVLQNALTATTSALCGRGGQGGGQGFDGGGGQQSIVPSQGGGATGSRAQQMKSTALRFMAIDSEGRRQLQSGVLSDVRITAEPRSNSLLVSAPAASMELLEALIKQLDQPPAAAAQVKVFTIIRGDASALAELLQGLFGQAAAGGQGRGGQQQQARLVVGTGEGGGVLPVRFSIDTRTNSIIAAGSEGDLRVVEAILLRLDESDLQQRETQVYRLRNAPADAIAESVNEFLRTERETQQLVAGASTAFEQIEREVVVVPELVSNSLIVSATPRYFPEIQKLVTQLDARPPMVMIQVLIAEVALNNTDEFGVELGLQDSLLFDRSFLDNITNIQQTSQTSTPAGVVTNTTTQLQTATLSPGFAFNNQSLGNAVSTSALRNSGQVAGQALSNFSVNRTNNDLGFGGLVLSASSESVSILIRALQESRRLDVLSRPQIMTLDNQPAYVQVGERVPTITGTQLNETGQINNVQLEDVGLILGVTPRTSPDNLVVMEVDAQKSALGPEAEGIPVSISATGEVVRQPRIEITQAQTTVSAHSGQTIVIGGLLTNRRSQVHRRVPLLASIPVLGNLFRYDSVSNEKTELLIILTPHVVRTKEEAETLKQVEAGRMNWCLADVRKIHGYGGMRGRGDDWEEGEVMTIYPDQNLDGTPTLGPNGTPMQAPFGEPTLAPVIDPTQNGQAPMLGPPSGGVPPGVQPQANQLQLRPHPDPQVQRTSAPPAQRPPQQQVQPVNYQAPQGQR is encoded by the coding sequence ATGACCTGGCGGAATAGATTTGCCGGAATTTTGTTTCTCGCGGCGGCCTCGGCTCCCTACGCTGCGGGGCAAGCCCCGCCGTCGAGGCCCGCGGCGCGTGTCGCCGAGGAACCGCTGTTGCACGCCTACAGCTTTCCGGCGCCACAGCTCGAACGCGCTTACGCGGATCTCGCGAAGGAATTCGGGCGCGAGCGCAACGCGAAGTTCGCGATCGATCGGCGCACGATGCAGGTGTTGGTCGTCGCGCCGCCCAGCGTGCATGCGAAGATCGTCGCCTGGCTGAATCCAGAGCCGCCGGCCGAAACGCGGCCCGTCGCGCCAAGCGCTCCGGCGTTGACGCCCCTTGCGCAGAATCAGCAGCCGATTCGCTTGGAAGCCAAGCTCTGGCCGGCGCTGGCTGCGTCGCTCGAACAAATCTGGCACAAATCATTAAGCAAGCCGACGAGCCGGATCGGCGAGATCTCGCGCTACAAAGTGCAACTCGATCGCGGCGGCGAGGTCGAACTCGAATTCGATCCGCGGCAGGGCACGTTGATCGTGAACGGCCAGGAGCCATATGTCTCGCAGGCCTCGCGGTTGATTGAAGCGTTGCTCGCGGCCCCGAGCCCGGACGGCAACCGCACCAAGGTGGTGCCGGTCGTCAAAGCGCCGCCCGAGAAACTGCGAATGGCGCTCACTGCCTACCAAACCGGCGCCGCTCCGGCCGACGCCGGCACGACCGCGGTGCGCCGCGCTCCGCGGACTGATGAGTTGCAAGGCACACAACTGACGCAATTGTTCCAACAGCCCGCGGAAGGCGAGGAAGACGAGGAAGGCGACCAACAGTTGGATGAAAACGGGCAGCCCATCGAAGAGGGGCAGCCGGGCGACCAACCGGAAATGCAGCCGCCGGGAGACGAAACGCCGCCGACGGCGGAAGATTTGGCGGCGCTGCTGGGGCAGGTGCGCATCGAATACATCGAAGGGATGGACGCGATCATCATCACCGGCCGTCAGGCCGACGTGGAAAAGGTGCAGCGGATCATCGACGAGATCGAACAGATTGCCGCGCAAACGGTGCCGGTGATTGAGATTTATCCGCTGGAAAATGCCAACAGCGAAGCGGTGGCCACGATGGTCACCACGCTGTACGACACGATGCTCCAACCGCGCCAAGGGCGAGTGAGCATCACGCCGCTCGTGAAGCCGAATTCCTTATTGTTGATCGGACGGCGTGAGAGCGTCGACAGTGCGTTGGAGCTCATCAAGCGGCTCGATCAGCCGGTCGATCCGCAAAAGCAATTCGAGATATTCCGCCTGCGCCATGCCTCGGCGACCGAAGTGCAAACGCTGATCACGCAGTTCTATCAGCAGCGCGGTCAGGCCGGACAAGGGGGCCAAGGCGGCGCCGGGCAGGAAGTACCGGGCCTGTCTCCCCGCGTGATCGCGACGGCTGACTATCGTACGAACTCTTTGATTGTGCAGGCGGCCCCGCGTGACTTGGCGGAAGTTGGCGCGCTCATTCAAAGGATGGATGATCCCACGAGCGCCGCGGAAAACGAGCTGCGCGTCGTACCGTTGCAAAACACAATGGCCGAGGAAATGCAGCAAGTGCTGCAAAACGCGCTGACGGCCACGACGTCCGCCTTGTGCGGACGGGGCGGTCAAGGCGGTGGACAGGGCTTCGACGGCGGCGGCGGGCAACAGTCGATCGTACCGTCGCAGGGCGGCGGTGCGACCGGGTCACGCGCTCAGCAGATGAAGTCCACCGCGCTTCGCTTCATGGCGATCGACAGCGAAGGCCGCCGGCAATTGCAATCCGGCGTGCTGTCCGATGTGCGGATTACGGCGGAGCCACGCTCGAACTCATTGCTGGTTTCCGCACCCGCGGCCAGCATGGAACTGCTCGAAGCATTGATCAAACAGCTCGATCAACCGCCGGCCGCCGCCGCGCAGGTCAAGGTATTCACAATCATTCGCGGCGACGCCTCGGCGCTCGCCGAATTGTTGCAAGGTCTCTTCGGTCAAGCCGCCGCGGGCGGACAGGGCCGCGGCGGTCAGCAGCAGCAAGCGCGGCTGGTCGTCGGCACGGGCGAAGGGGGCGGCGTGTTGCCGGTCCGCTTCTCGATCGACACCCGCACTAACAGCATCATCGCGGCTGGCAGCGAGGGGGACCTCCGCGTGGTCGAAGCGATCCTGCTGCGGCTCGACGAAAGCGATTTACAACAGCGCGAAACGCAAGTCTACCGGTTGCGCAACGCGCCGGCGGACGCGATCGCGGAATCGGTCAACGAATTCCTCCGCACAGAGCGCGAGACGCAGCAATTGGTGGCCGGGGCTTCCACGGCCTTCGAGCAAATCGAACGGGAAGTCGTCGTCGTGCCGGAATTGGTGAGCAACTCGCTGATCGTCAGCGCCACGCCGCGTTACTTCCCGGAGATTCAGAAGCTCGTCACGCAGCTCGACGCGCGGCCGCCGATGGTGATGATCCAAGTGCTGATCGCCGAAGTCGCGCTCAACAACACGGATGAGTTCGGCGTGGAGTTGGGCTTGCAGGACTCACTGCTCTTTGATCGCAGCTTCCTGGATAACATTACCAACATCCAGCAAACGTCGCAGACCTCGACGCCGGCCGGCGTGGTTACGAACACCACGACGCAACTTCAAACTGCGACGTTGTCGCCTGGCTTTGCGTTCAATAATCAATCGTTGGGCAACGCGGTGAGCACGAGCGCCTTGCGAAACAGCGGCCAGGTGGCCGGCCAGGCGTTGTCGAACTTCTCGGTGAACCGCACCAACAACGACCTCGGCTTCGGCGGCCTCGTGTTGAGCGCTTCGAGCGAGAGCGTCAGCATCTTGATTCGCGCCTTGCAGGAATCGCGCCGCTTGGACGTGTTGAGCCGGCCGCAGATTATGACGCTCGATAATCAACCTGCTTACGTGCAGGTCGGCGAACGCGTCCCGACGATCACGGGCACGCAGCTCAACGAAACCGGGCAGATCAACAACGTGCAGTTGGAAGACGTCGGTCTGATTCTCGGCGTGACGCCTCGCACCAGCCCGGACAACCTGGTGGTGATGGAAGTCGACGCCCAAAAGTCAGCGCTCGGGCCGGAAGCCGAAGGCATCCCGGTCTCGATCTCCGCCACCGGCGAAGTCGTCCGCCAGCCGCGCATCGAGATCACGCAAGCTCAAACGACGGTCAGCGCTCATTCTGGGCAGACGATCGTGATCGGCGGTTTGCTCACGAATCGCCGTTCCCAGGTGCATCGCCGCGTGCCGTTGCTGGCGAGCATTCCGGTCCTCGGAAATTTGTTCCGGTACGACAGCGTCTCCAACGAAAAGACGGAGCTGCTGATTATTCTGACGCCGCACGTGGTCCGCACCAAGGAAGAAGCGGAAACGCTCAAGCAAGTGGAAGCCGGCCGGATGAACTGGTGCCTGGCCGACGTTCGCAAGATTCACGGCTACGGCGGCATGCGTGGCCGCGGCGACGATTGGGAAGAGGGCGAAGTGATGACGATCTATCCGGATCAAAACCTGGACGGCACGCCGACTCTCGGCCCGAACGGCACGCCCATGCAGGCGCCGTTTGGCGAACCGACGCTCGCGCCGGTGATTGACCCGACACAGAACGGCCAGGCGCCCATGCTCGGCCCGCCCAGCGGCGGCGTGCCCCCCGGGGTGCAGCCGCAAGCGAATCAACTCCAACTGCGCCCGCACCCGGATCCCCAAGTACAACGCACGTCCGCGCCTCCGGCGCAACGGCCGCCGCAGCAACAAGTCCAACCGGTCAATTACCAGGCCCCGCAGGGACAGCGGTAG